One window of the Rosa rugosa chromosome 3, drRosRugo1.1, whole genome shotgun sequence genome contains the following:
- the LOC133740205 gene encoding putative cyclin-A3-1, with protein MASFTVAEKCAPITRAAAKRRAAAAALAEEQQLATKKRAVLGDLTNFANVVVLASKNPNSDSALKKPKRRAVLERDNEDPQLCGPYASDIYAYLRRMEVEPKRRSLPDYMERIQKDAINANMRGILVDWLVEVADEFKLLPDTLHLSVSYVDKYLSMNVINKQKLQLLGVASMFIASKYEEINPPHVDELSDMTENTYSKAEVIKMEADILKSLKFEMGNPTVRTFLRKFTDVAQGNYTTPNLQFEFLVSYLAELSLLDYKCVKFLPSMVASSVVFLARLMIRSKMNPWCSTLQQYTGYIAADLKDCVLVLHDLYLGRRGGLLQVVREKYRQHEFKYVANLPCPPELPAPLFDNVKA; from the exons ATGGCTTCTTTCACTGTGGCCGAGAAATGCGCTCCGATTACGCGCGCCGCGGCGAAGAGgagggcggcggcggcggccttGGCCGAGGAGCAGCAGCTGGCGACTAAGAAGCGCGCCGTGCTCGGAGATCTCACCAACTTTGCAAACGTCGTCGTTTTGGCCTCAAAAAACCCCAATTCCGATTCTGCGCTAAAGAAACCCAAACGGAGAGCTGTGCTGGAACGTGACAATGAAGACCCACAGCTTTGTGGGCCTTATGCTTCTGATATCTATGCCTATCTTCGCAGAATGGAG GTGGAACCAAAAAGGAGGTCATTGCCTGATTACATGGAGAGAATTCAGAAGGATGCTATTAATGCTAATATGAGAGGGATTCTTGTGGATTGGTTGGTGGAGGTTGCAGATGAATTTAAACTTCTTCCAGACACTCTTCATCTATCTGTTTCCTATGTTGATAAATATTTGTCGATGAATGTGATCAATAAGCAGAAGCTTCAGCTATTGGGAGTTGCTTCAATGTTCATTGCCTC AAAGTATGAGGAGATTAATCCTCCACATGTGGATGAACTTAGTGACATGACAGAAAATACATACAGTAAAGCAGAG GTGATCAAGATGGAGGCTGATATCCTCAAATCCCTCAAATTTGAAATGGGGAATCCTACTGTTCGGACCTTCTTAAG AAAGTTTACGGATGTTGCTCAAGGGAATTATACA ACTCCCAATTTGCAGTTTGAGTTCTTGGTTTCCTACCTTGCAGAGTTAAGCTTGTTGGATTACAAATGTGTGAAATTCCTGCCTTCTATGGTAGCTTCATCAGTTGTTTTCCTTGCAAGATTAATGATTAGATCAAAGATGAATCCTTGG TGTTCAACATTGCAACAATATACTGGATACATTGCAGCTGATTTGAAAGattgtgttcttgttcttcatGACTTGTACTTGGGTAGAAGAGGAGGATTGTTACAAGTTGTGCGAGAGAAGTACAGACAGCATGAG TTCAAATATGTGGCAAACCTTCCCTGCCCTCCAGAGCTACCAGCTCCTTTGTTTGATAATGTGAAGGCATGA
- the LOC133739405 gene encoding cytochrome P450 81Q32-like: protein METSTYSYILLFIIFLFLKSYLQKNRKRLPPSPALSLPIIGHLYLFKKPLHRTLAKLSDKYGPIVYIKFGSRPVILVSSPSAAEECFTKHDVAFANRPKLLAGKHLGYNYTTVTWASYGSHWRNLRRIASLELLSSNSLQMFHGNGIRADEIRSLVCQLFRGCNGGEFQGVEMKSKFFQLTLNVIMRMVAGKRYYGEDIADLEEAKMFQQIVTEGFQLTGVTNVGDFIPVLNYVGVSKLEKKLIILHKKRDKFLQDLIDQHRKMQSDSALEKRSKTMVDVMLSLQGTEAEYYTDEIIRGMMHVMLTAGTDTSAGTMEWALSLLLNNPQALAKAQTEIDNQIGEGRLIKESDLAKLPYLSSIIYETLLRLYPAAPLLAPHEASDDCTVAGFHVPRGTMLLVNVWAIQNDPKLWAEPEQFKPERFQNVQGERDGFMWLPFGTGRRGCPGEGLANRIVGLALGSLIQCFEWERPSEEMIDMSIGTGLTMPKAQPLLAKCRPRPTMLALLSQL, encoded by the exons ATGGAAACTTCAACCTACTCCTACATCTTGCTCTTCATCATCTTTCTTTTCCTCAAGAGTTATTTGCAGAAAAATAGGAAGAGATTGCCACCAAGccctgctctctctctccccataaTAGGCCATCTCTATCTTTTTAAGAAACCCCTCCACAGAACACTTGCAAAGTTATCCGACAAATATGGTCCAATTGTATACATCAAATTTGGCTCCCGCCCTGTCATTCTTGTATCCTCCCCTTCTGCAGCTGAAGAATGCTTCACCAAGCACGATGTCGCTTTTGCAAACCGTCCAAAGCTGCTTGCCGGCAAACACCTTGGGTATAACTATACCACAGTTACCTGGGCTTCTTATGGCTCCCACTGGCGCAACTTGAGACGCATAGCTTCCCTTGAACTATTGTCATCCAACAGCCTTCAGATGTTTCATGGCAATGGCATACGTGCAGATGAAATCAGGTCACTCGTTTGCCAGCTTTTTCGAGGCTGTAATGGTGGTGAGTTTCAGGGTGTAGAGATGAAGTCAAAGTTTTTTCAGCTAACTCTCAATGTTATAATGAGAATGGTTGCTGGGAAAAGATACTATGGGGAAGATATAGCAGATTTGGAGGAAGCTAAAATGTTTCAACAAATTGTTACAGAGGGGTTTCAATTGACTGGGGTTACTAACGTTGGAGATTTCATACCAGTTTTAAACTACGTAGGAGTAAGTAAGCTTGAGAAGAAGTTGATAATATTGCATAAGAAGAGGGATAAGTTCCTGCAAGATTTGATTGATCAACATAGAAAAATGCAGAGCGACTCTGCTTTGGAAAAGAGAAGCAAGACCATGGTGGATGTCATGTTGTCACTGCAAGGAACTGAAGCCGAATACTATACTGATGAAATCATAAGGGGCATGATGCAT GTTATGTTAACAGCAGGAACAGACACCTCAGCTGGAACCATGGAATGGGCTCTATCACTATTGCTCAACAACCCTCAAGCACTTGCAAAGGCCCAGACTGAAATTGATAACCAAATTGGAGAAGGCAGACTAATTAAGGAGTCAGACCTTGCCAAGCTTCCCTATCTTAGTAGCATCATATATGAGACCCTCCTCCGACTGTACCCAGCAGCCCCACTTCTGGCGCCCCATGAGGCATCGGATGACTGCACCGTGGCTGGCTTCCATGTTCCACGTGGAACAATGCTGTTGGTGAACGTGTGGGCCATACAGAATGATCCTAAGTTGTGGGCAGAACCTGAACAATTTAAGCCAGAGAGGTTCCAAAATGTACAAGGAGAAAGAGATGGTTTCATGTGGTTGCCATTTGGGACAGGAAGGAGAGGCTGTCCTGGTGAAGGCTTAGCAAACCGGATTGTAGGGCTGGCCTTAGGGTCACTGATTCAGTGCTTTGAGTGGGAGAGACCTAGTGAGGAAATGATTGATATGAGTATAGGTACTGGGCTCACCATGCCTAAAGCTCAACCGTTACTAGCAAAATGCAGGCCACGCCCAACAATGCTGGCCTTACTTTCTCAACTCTAA
- the LOC133740171 gene encoding cytochrome P450 81Q32-like — METSTYSYILLFIILLFLKSYFQKIKKRLPPSPSPSLPIIGHLYLFKKPLHRTLAKLTDKYGPILYLQFGSRPVVVVSSPSAVEECFTKNDVTFANRPKLLAGKHFGCNYTTIVWAPYGSHWRNLRRIASLELLSSSRLQMFHGIRADEVRSLICKLFRGYNGGELRSLDMKSTFFELTLNVLMRVIAGKRYYGEDIAGSSEAKSFEQIVKETFQLSGANNIGDFLPVLKYLGSGGLEKKMLKLQEKRDKFMQYLIEEHRKVQSGSVSEQKSKTMVDVLLSLQATEPEYYTDEIIRGIMQNMLTAGTDTSAGTMEWALSLLLNNPEALAKAQTEIDNKIGQSRLIEESDLANLPYLHCIINETLRMYPAAALIPPHESSEDCTVGGFNVPRGTMLLVNAWAIHHDPKLWEEPEQFKPERFQNAQEERDVFMYLPFGTGRRGCPGEGLANRMVGLALGSVIQCFEWERSGEEMVDMTEGTGISMPKAHPLLAKCRPRPTMLALLSQL; from the exons ATGGAAACTTCAACCTACTCCTACATCTTGCTCTTCATCATCCTTCTTTTCCTCAAGAGTTATTTCCAGAAAATTAAGAAAAGACTCCCACCAAGCCCTTCTCCTTCCCTTCCCATCATAGGTCATCTCTACCTCTTTAAGAAACCTCTCCACAGAACACTCGCAAAACTAACCGACAAATATGGTCCAATTTTATACCTTCAATTTGGATCCCGCCCGGTTGTTGTTGTATCCTCTCCTTCTGCAGTTGAGGAATGTTTCACCAAAAACGATGTCACTTTCGCAAACCGTCCAAAGCTGCTTGCCGGCAAGCACTTTGGATGTAACTATACTACGATTGTCTGGGCTCCCTATGGCTCTCACTGGCGCAACTTGAGACGCATAGCTTCCCTTGAGCTATTGTCATCCAGCCGCCTTCAGATGTTTCATGGCATACGTGCAGATGAAGTTAGGTCACTAATTTGCAAGCTTTTTCGAGGGTATAATGGTGGTGAACTGCGGAGTTTAGATATGAAGTCAACGTTTTTCGAGCTTACTCTTAATGTTTTGATGAGGGTGATTGCTGGGAAGAGATACTATGGTGAAGACATCGCAGGGTCCAGCGAAGCTAAGAGTTTTGAACAAATTGTGAAAGAGACTTTTCAATTGAGTGGGGCTAACAATATTGGAGATTTCTTGCCAGTTTTAAAGTACCTTGGATCAGGTGGCCTTGAAAAAAAGATGTTGAAATTACAGGAGAAGAGGGATAAGTTCATGCAATATTTGATTGAAGAACACAGAAAAGTGCAGAGTGGCTCTGTTTCTGAACAGAAGAGCAAGACCATGGTGGATGTCTTGTTGTCACTGCAAGCAACTGAACCTGAATATTATACTGATGAAATCATAAGAGGCATCATGCAA AACATGTTAACAGCAGGAACAGACACCTCGGCTGGAACCATGGAATGGGCTCTATCACTATTGCTCAACAACCCAGAAGCCCTTGCAAAGGCACAGACAGAAATTGATAACAAAATTGGGCAAAGCAGGCTAATTGAGGAATCAGACCTTGCTAATCTCCCCTATCTCCATTGCATCATAAACGAGACCCTCAGAATGTACCCAGCAGCCGCACTTATTCCCCCACACGAGTCATCAGAGGACTGCACCGTGGGAGGCTTCAATGTTCCTCGTGGAACAATGCTGTTGGTGAACGCATGGGCCATACATCATGATCCTAAGTTGTGGGAAGAGCCTGAACAATTTAAGCCAGAGAGGTTCCAAAATGCACAAGAAGAAAGAGATGTTTTCATGTACTTGCCATTTGGGACAGGAAGAAGAGGCTGTCCTGGGGAAGGGTTAGCCAACCGGATGGTAGGGCTGGCCTTAGGGTCAGTCATTCAGTGTTTTGAGTGGGAGAGAAGTGGTGAGGAGATGGTGGACATGACTGAAGGGACTGGCATCTCAATGCCTAAAGCTCACCCTTTGCTAGCAAAATGCAGGCCACGCCCAACGATGCTGGCCTTACTTTCTCAACTCTAA
- the LOC133739228 gene encoding E3 ubiquitin-protein ligase APD2-like, which translates to MYRPTWAHSTPVGPQRWQETWARLLTPFTLWICVSVSIRYGYYGDNRMELGPSSSRLMRASSVFVQQVVVRDVDKKGVSLYAFSEEPKLSHQANWSVSNYLIIKTYSRKGFSFWLNKGSRISMRLEAHPTHVNQLQVVMLKGERKFEILQPKQTSSVNAFNESKIGKEAEYSIEEDDRYYLDIINTNPKSIIIQMNVNVSSKMHDTTNAKAICSTENKASSCQLRLIFPNTHYVILTTPNNGDLLGWYIELSFVARVITYIGILGFIVVMIFLILKYLGACDAESSTVVEDTRQEINETYPIVPRKTVPQTYGTNEEDDDSGASSSSSEELYDEKLCVICYDEQRNCFFVPCGHCATCYDCAQRIMDGESKVCPICRRLINKVRRLFNS; encoded by the exons ATGTATCGACCTACGTGGGCGCATTCGACTCCGGTTGGCCCTCAGCGGTGGCAAGAGACTTGGGCTCGCCTACTTACTCCTTTCACCCTTTGGATATGTG TTTCGGTGAGCATTCGATATGGTTATTATGGAGACAACCGTATGGAGCTTGGCCCAAGCTCCTCGCGCTTGATGAGGGCTAGTTCTGTTTTTGTACAACAAGTTGTAGTGAGAGATGTTGATAAGAAAGGGGTTTCTCTCTATGCTTTTTCTGAAGAGCCTAAGTTGAGCCACCAAGCTAATTGGAGTGTGTCTAACTACTTGATTATTAAGACCTATAGTCGCAAG gGATTTTCTTTCTGGTTAAACAAGGGTTCAAGGATATCCATGAGATTGGAAGCTCACCCTACTCATGTAAATCAACTCCAAGTTGTCATGCTTAAAG GGGAACGGAAATTCGAAATACTGCAGCCGAAACAAACAAGTTCTGTGAATGCCTTTAATGAATCCAAAATTG GTAAAGAAGCTGAATATAGCATTGAGGAAGATGACAGGTACTACCTTGACATCATAAACACAAATCCTAAAAGCATAATCATACAGATGAATGTAAATGTTTCGTCGAAGATGCATGATACTACGAATGCTAAGGCCATCTGCTCGACAGAAAATAAGGCTTCTTCGTGCCAGCTCAGGCTTATATTCCCCAATACTCATTATGTCATACTGACCACACCTAACAAT GGGGATCTTCTTGGATGGTACATCGAGCTTTCTTTTGTGGCTCGTGTGATAACATATATTGGAATTTTAG GGTTTATAGTGGTCATGATCTTTCTAATATTGAAATACCTTGGCGCCTGTGATGCTGAGAGTAGTACTGTAGTAGAAGACACAAGACAAGAAATTAATGAGACTTACCCTATAGTGCCACGCAAGACAGTTCCACAAACATATGGTAcaaatgaagaagatgatgattcaGGAGCTTCGAGTAGCTCCTCAGAGGAATTATATGATGAGAAGCTATGCGTGATTTGTTATGATGAGCAGCGGAACTGCTTCTTCGTTCCTTGTGGTCACTGTGCTACCTGCTATGACTGTGCTCAGAG GATCATGGATGGGGAGAGTAAGGTGTGTCcaatttgtagaaggctcatTAATAAAGTGAGAAGATTGTTTAACTCTTAA